A region of Selenihalanaerobacter shriftii DNA encodes the following proteins:
- a CDS encoding phosphoglucomutase/phosphomannomutase family protein: MAIEFGTDGWRAVIADEFTFDNFKIVVQAIANYLNNNDKTDRGIFIGYDNRFLTEEFAQTAAEVLEGNGIEAIIAKEALPTPVTAFTIQEEELDGALMLTASHNPAQYHGIKFIPEYAGPALPEITDQIEEEVARVQKTNEINIKKLDNIKEIDPRAIYLDNLREVIDFSQFETGKLKILADPMYGAGLGYLTDIFSTTRIDTEEINNYRDPLFGGGMPEPTEAELTQLINKVKTEDYNIGLALDGDADRFGIITEEGEYLSPNQVLFLLLDHLLEDRGMTGGVARTVATTHMLDRIARKHDLDVYETPVGFKYIGNKMLKNDVIIGGEESGGLSIKGHIPEKDGLLACVLIVEMIMSRGKRLSKIIQEVEEKYGKLISERLDIECSPEQKPEVVKRIEEFDAEKIAEQKVIERITKDGMKFILEDGSWCLMRPSGTEPLIRIYVETSNHSLMSKIQSDVRERLKI; the protein is encoded by the coding sequence ATGGCAATTGAATTTGGAACAGATGGATGGAGGGCAGTTATAGCAGATGAATTTACGTTTGATAATTTCAAAATAGTAGTTCAAGCGATAGCTAATTACTTAAATAATAATGATAAGACTGATAGGGGAATATTCATAGGCTATGATAATCGTTTCTTAACAGAAGAGTTTGCCCAAACAGCAGCCGAAGTATTAGAAGGGAATGGGATAGAGGCTATAATAGCAAAGGAAGCTTTACCTACACCTGTAACTGCTTTCACTATTCAAGAAGAAGAATTAGATGGTGCTTTAATGCTAACAGCTAGTCATAATCCAGCTCAGTATCATGGAATCAAATTCATACCGGAGTATGCAGGGCCTGCTTTACCAGAGATTACTGATCAAATAGAAGAAGAAGTAGCTAGAGTACAGAAGACAAATGAAATTAACATAAAGAAGTTAGATAATATTAAAGAGATTGATCCAAGAGCAATTTATTTAGATAATTTACGAGAAGTGATTGACTTTTCACAATTTGAAACTGGAAAATTAAAAATTCTAGCCGATCCTATGTATGGAGCTGGCTTGGGATATTTAACAGATATATTCTCAACAACTAGAATTGATACAGAAGAGATAAATAATTATCGTGACCCTCTCTTTGGTGGTGGAATGCCGGAACCAACTGAAGCTGAGCTTACTCAATTAATAAATAAAGTTAAAACTGAAGATTATAATATAGGTTTGGCATTGGATGGAGATGCAGATAGGTTTGGAATTATTACTGAAGAAGGAGAATATTTAAGTCCTAATCAAGTTTTATTCTTGCTTTTAGATCATCTATTAGAGGATAGAGGAATGACTGGAGGAGTAGCTAGAACAGTTGCTACTACTCATATGTTAGATCGAATTGCAAGGAAGCATGATTTAGATGTTTATGAAACTCCAGTTGGCTTTAAATATATTGGAAATAAAATGCTAAAGAATGATGTAATTATCGGTGGTGAAGAAAGTGGAGGATTAAGTATTAAAGGTCATATTCCAGAAAAGGATGGTTTATTAGCTTGTGTGCTAATAGTTGAAATGATTATGAGTCGAGGGAAGAGATTATCAAAGATTATTCAAGAAGTCGAAGAAAAATACGGCAAACTAATCAGTGAGAGATTAGATATAGAATGTAGTCCAGAACAAAAACCAGAAGTTGTGAAGAGAATAGAAGAGTTTGATGCAGAAAAGATAGCAGAGCAAAAAGTGATTGAAAGGATAACTAAAGATGGAATGAAATTCATTCTAGAAGACGGAAGCTGGTGTTTAATGAGGCCATCTGGAACTGAACCTTTAATTAGAATTTATGTAGAGACTTCGAATCATAGTTTAATGTCAAAGATTCAGAGTGATGTACGTGAAAGGTTAAAGATATAA
- a CDS encoding DUF1786 domain-containing protein — translation MKKENRLLAIDIGAGTQDILLYEFGQVIENCIKLVLPSPTVMKAKEINQATKAGQDIFITGQLMGGGSNSKAIKKHLAEGYNVYALPNPAKTIKDNLEFVKEMGIEIVNEPPEEVNYQEVNFGDLTLKELEDSLANFNIKLPDKYAIAVQDHGEALTESNRKFRFEHWRRFIENGGDIKDLSYLNIPNYLTRMQAAQDIIPEALLMDTGAAAIKGALCDEKVADKQEEGIVVVNIGNLHTLGILVKGEKVWGLFEHHTSLMSPEKLQDYIQRLAINDLTNQEVYDDRGHGAYIDSDLPNIDFDFVAVTGPNRHLANDLGYYFAVPEGDMMLSGCFGLVTAAKEQGLIK, via the coding sequence ATGAAGAAAGAGAATAGATTATTAGCTATAGATATAGGAGCTGGGACTCAGGATATTTTACTCTATGAATTTGGACAAGTAATTGAAAATTGTATAAAATTAGTCTTGCCTTCTCCCACTGTAATGAAAGCAAAGGAGATCAATCAAGCTACTAAAGCAGGTCAAGATATATTCATTACTGGTCAGTTAATGGGTGGTGGGTCTAATAGTAAAGCGATTAAGAAACATTTAGCTGAAGGTTATAATGTTTATGCATTACCTAATCCTGCAAAGACTATTAAGGATAATTTAGAGTTTGTGAAGGAGATGGGTATAGAGATAGTAAATGAACCCCCTGAGGAGGTTAATTACCAGGAGGTAAACTTTGGAGATTTAACTTTAAAAGAATTAGAAGATAGTTTAGCTAATTTTAATATAAAATTACCTGATAAATATGCCATAGCTGTTCAAGATCATGGTGAGGCTTTAACAGAAAGTAATCGTAAATTCAGATTTGAACATTGGCGCCGTTTTATAGAAAATGGGGGAGATATTAAAGATCTTAGTTACTTAAATATCCCTAATTATTTAACTCGGATGCAAGCAGCTCAAGATATAATTCCTGAAGCTTTATTAATGGATACAGGAGCAGCAGCTATTAAAGGCGCGCTCTGTGATGAAAAAGTAGCAGATAAACAAGAAGAAGGGATTGTAGTAGTTAATATAGGGAATTTGCATACGTTAGGTATTTTGGTTAAAGGTGAGAAAGTATGGGGGTTATTTGAACATCATACTTCTTTAATGAGTCCAGAAAAGTTACAAGACTATATTCAACGATTAGCAATAAATGATTTAACTAATCAAGAAGTATATGATGACCGTGGACATGGGGCTTATATAGATTCAGACTTACCTAATATTGATTTTGACTTTGTAGCAGTAACAGGCCCAAATCGTCATTTGGCTAATGACTTAGGTTATTATTTTGCTGTTCCTGAGGGTGATATGATGTTGTCTGGCTGTTTTGGTTTAGTGACTGCTGCTAAAGAACAAGGGTTAATCAAATAG